In the Perca flavescens isolate YP-PL-M2 chromosome 20, PFLA_1.0, whole genome shotgun sequence genome, one interval contains:
- the mgaa gene encoding MAX dimerization protein MGA a isoform X2 translates to MASKKKKKQKGMVFHQEGATTPAAAPAADHPPARFVVPKPGKASEGGMEQSTSVTNKEADMMGTPKMYPSKEPIRTSDGLPTVKDHQLDNLSPVSIRNGIKVTLDNNSMWNEFFRCKTEMIMTQQGSRMFPSCRFRISGLQPSRKYSLIMDVQPLDNSRYKWTGKSWQVAGKAECHVKSQPFAHPDSPSAGQHWMQNPVSFYKLKLTNNISEQEGNTILHPMHRYLPQLHVVQTDKAAKDIKLNGPNVVTFTFPQTEFMAVTAYQNSRFSQLKVDYNPFAKGLKEEGSSSLGLLKLKLNSGKDSHKDGGTTSNEQHPVKKSLKSLLANHKPKSSKPVDAKPSGSGDVQKKPTTKEDQSAANVTGESSRSPRPAQKLFSELIREAHVSLHRCNLEQLGINNNTSRRTERTNTKTTALKSKDVPKRDSISGKTQRETSSAKKAVTVVTKRKVKKDKDLLNSLDCKDNVRTDCSEVNNVVAAPAVAQNSPVDSDHKSKPEAPSEVEVKRHKRLAPLPLPALALFLKQHSTKTKMAKSKQDSPPPEAPACPPSEPTSKATNSSKDITGDLIHQASGHTDSHLHPDKTVLNVTGHTVGTAHKPSSPSCPDAVVSTDPKTLRSEDFVASVSVAESTGPELAVPCDKQVLTNSDLPFCTESTCISNISSTLATSSLSPVLSPPLDTVLPAPNSPQTPTITESSTLPSDSSTMKSDSLLPDPECSSFGFEPLSPASSPEPLPSLPISFAYELDTTTSETTPKEVCPEELQHSEDSSASVFKWHTVLPPPEPYIDTLFTTFQPTPQTLPLASVTSPLLPSHTEPQTLDTSTPLPRSDPAPSFQENEQSLPFPAELSPLALQLPLSPTFSSLGGDGLSPTPSLADLVHFFSIDDNLGMEVEFASTEPLPVHFPPLTTVEANAHEPSQQVQPIPANKPCKRKKKSRQRKLAKMDINPEMDASIYTKMQPNLEEVEEQLFVSFTSKEALKLHIVDSSDVAQQPETTPESHLQQTADAPENVETAEGLEEKIAAFEKILLRDLKLMRHRQVIHPVLQEVGLKMNLLDPTLVIDLKYLGVRLPIPPGVSLEPLTPPPPQGVSTAFVSRTGKTTDVTQIKGWREKFTPSEAPPTPTPTPTPTPTKPEAGPSADVPKRNLSAFCSDMLDEYLENEGKLIDERAASFSQATVEPLVYQLPTHSASYVRTLDSVLKKQGAGSPTSDLISGFIPPSKRPKLPLRERKAARKEKVRQKGPKHNRTRAEPAPVPTPAEPRPEVPEVPVVPAVPVAAAAAGSEPTEPSTEIHKPKKHLKVRFHRTETPTLPPEPKTKKKKKLKPRTSSQTLSPLRSGSAPLESDPDPDPETDVGQEGPGGPGGGGPVMTRSLLRLKDLEDGALWEGRHRTCVTEERAAVALTSLFTLKGFVTENPTAPIELVCRRAPACLSLSCRLGCVCSSLSQGDGRGSRDGRGSRDGRGSRDGRGSRGGHCGRPPCMFGCSCLKQKVVLLKNLDGSDSSPGHTGPGRKRKRKRRMKMAYVLKEADSVSQPAEQVRTLWKRGDPDPDPIHAPRPAASPHRAERREESSSCARVRAFKERKKKKRKQIFQETPTETPEHVKHPEVVRLRSLKQRDLTLKDSKTTPSIPLSAGGPVPPVPPVPPADPAPKPSKRLVIVADCKWVGDGDRNHVLKQLCEAMARDRLDRAFWIGDYLISPLAQTVEQSGAERCIHYRMHISRPKLEREKPARPVRAPPARKQRQTQQQKPEDMEAEPLEDWQREVEEEEEGAEPLEDWQREVEEDDLEEEEEAEPTEPQVHDGRESSRTELARMGLPFLTGVSPTGFLSANRKQPGGTDHLVQVNGKLYPLAKIQLGRMGALHPANRLAAYLTGRVGSNRKQPTPPPKPPPSVTVLTLPTSPTVLPPAAVKVDQSAASSERSAGDGPEGAGPRMVTVRLYPSLMGGRSQIRVVPTSPAGSAHLTDSPPVTPPPKSSQLLMLQVPGAPPRPAPPPAQTMVLQPVQTSSGAQFYRRPDGKLVQLIPINQLRPVNPEPSNHRVVPAPLQTPVDQTPPTPVTKVTTVTPASLSGLSAFSVSPLVAPLHPPSGFLSQKATCTFKILPSDSSREPITVTCPRVPAKTLTPPRPPTVICVPPPTTTCRRHAAEPHLPQTLSGPGGGARGQNGGCGSAPY, encoded by the exons ATGGCCtctaagaagaagaagaagcagaaaggAATGGTGTTCCATCAGGAAGGGGCAACTACCCCGGCAGCGGCACCTGCCGCGGACCATCCCCCCGCACGCTTCGTTGTTCCCAAACCGGGGAAGGCAAGCGAAGGAGGGATGGAGCAAAGCACCTCCGTAACCAATAAAGAGGCAGATATGATGGGTACACCCAAAATGTACCCATCAAAAGAACCCATCAGGACTTCTGATGGTCTTCCTACAGTAAAAGACCATCAGTTGGACAATCTGTCACCTGTTAGCATTCGCAATGGCATCAAAGTGACCCTGGACAACAACAGCATGTGGAACGAGTTTTTCCGATGCAAAACGGAGATGATTATGACTCAACAAGGCAGCAGGATGTTCCCCTCCTGCCGTTTTCGAATCTCCGGCTTGCAGCCATCAAGGAAGTACTCTTTGATCATGGACGTTCAACCGTTGGACAACAGTCGTTACAAGTGGACCGGCAAGAGCTGGCAAGTTGCTGGAAAGGCAGAGTGTCATGTTAAGAGTCAACCATTCGCTCATCCAGATTCCCCATCAGCGGGTCAACACTGGATGCAGAATCCAGTGTCCTTTTACAAATTGAAGCTCACAAACAACATTTCAGAACAAGAGGGGAACACCATCCTGCATCCGATGCACCGCTACTTGCCACAACTGCACGTGGTCCAAACTGACAAAGCTGCTAAAGACATTAAGCTAAATGGTCCTAACGTTGTCACATTCACTTTCCCTCAGACTGAGTTTATGGCAGTAACTGCTTACCAGAACTCACGGTTTTCTCAGCTTAAAGTCGACTACAACCCATTTGCAAAAGGACTGAAGGAGGAAGGCTCCAGTTCATTGGGTCTTCTAAAGCTGAAATTGAACTCTGGCAAAGACTCACACAAAGATGGAGGCACAACAAGCAACGAGCAACATCCCGTGAAAAAGAGCTTGAAGTCTTTACTCGCCAACCACAAACCTAAAAGCTCAAAACCAGTGGATGCAAAGCCTTCGGGGTCAGGTGACGTCCAGAAAAAACCCACTACAAAAGAAGATCAGTCCGCTGCTAATGTCACTGGAGAAAGTTCGCG CAGTCCACGTCCAGCTCAGAAgttattttctgaacttattCGGGAGGCTCACGTTTCACTGCATAGATGCAACCTGGAGCAGTTGGGCATCAATAACAACACCTCTCGCAGAACTGAGCGGACCAACACTAAAACCACAGCTTTGAAAAGCAAAGATGTTCCCAAAAGAGACAGCATATCTGGCaaaacacaaagagaaacaTCCTCTGCAAAGAAAGCGGTCACTGTTGTAACAAAGAGGAAAGTTAAGAAGGATAAGGACCTTTTGAATTCATTGGACTGTAAAGACAATGTTAGGACAGATTGTTCTGAGGTCAATAATGTTGTTGCTGCTCCAGCTGTGGCCCAGAACTCCCCTGTGGACTCAGACCACAAAAGTAAGCCTGAAGCTCCATCAGAGGTGGAAGTAAAGCGGCATAAGCGGCTGGCGCCTCTGCCTCTGCCAGCCCTGGCTCTTTTCTTGAAGCAGCattcaacaaaaactaaaatggcCAAGAGCAAGCAGGACTCTCCTCCCCCCGAAGCTCCTGCATGTCCACCTTCTGAACCCACCAGCAAAGCAACTAATTCCTCAAAGGACATCACTGGAGATCTCATCCACCAGGCCTCCGGACATACTGATTCACATCTTCATCCAGATAAAACCGTTTTGAATGTTACTGGACACACGGTTGGAACTGCCCATAAGCCTTCTAGTCCTTCATGTCCAGATGCTGTTGTCTCTACAGACCCAAAGACACTAAGATCTGAAGATTTCGTGGCTTCTGTTTCGGTTGCTGAAAGCACAGGCCCAGAGCTGGCTGTACCATGTGATAAACAAGTGTTAACCAACTCAGATCTGCCATTTTGTACAGAAAGTACATGTATATCCAACATTTCCTCAACTCTTGCTACCTCTTCTTTGTCTCCCGTATTGTCACCTCCCCTTGACACAGTGTTACCTGCCCCAAACTCGCCACAAACGCCAACCATAACAGAGTCATCCACACTACCTTCAGACTCGTCAACAATGAAGTCTGATTCTTTGCTACCTGACCCTGAGTGTTCTTCGTTTGGCTTTGAGCCTTTGTCACCTGCGAGCTCTCCAGAACCATTACCTTCCCTGCCCATCTCGTTTGCTTACGAACTTGACACCACTACTTCTGAAACAACTCCAAAAGAAGTATGTCCCGAAGAGCTACAGCACAGTGAAGACTCTTCTGCATCTGTGTTCAAATGGCATACAGTGTTACCTCCGCCTGAGCCGTACATAGACACTTTGTTCACAACATTTCAGCCCACACCACAGACTCTTCCTTTAGCGTCTGTTACGTCTCCTTTGTTGCCTTCCCATACTGAACCACAGACTCTTGACACCTCCACACCCTTGCCTCGCTCTGATCCCGCTCCGTCATTTCAAGAAAATGAACAGTCGCTGCCCTTCCCTGCAGAACTGTCCCCCCTTGCGCTTCAGTTGCCGCTGTCTCCAACCTTTTCGTCATTAGGCGGAGACGGATTGTCACCTACGCCTTCACTCGCAGACCTCGTGCATTTTTTCTCCATCGATGACAACCTTGGGATGGAGGTGGAGTTTGCAAGCACAGAGCCATTGCCTGTTCACTTCCCACCTCTGACTACAGTAGAAGCAAATGCTCATGAGCCTTCTCAGCAGGTGCAACCAATCCCAGCCAACAAACCCTGCAAACGCAAGAAGAAGTCCCGGCAGCGAAAGCTTGCTAAAATGGATATTAATCCAGAGATGGATGCCTCCATCTACACTAAAATGCAGCCTAACCTGGAGGAAGTGGAGGAGCAGTTATTTGTCTCATTCACATCGAag GAGGCCCTCAAACTTCACATTGTAGACTCTTCTGATGTCGCCCAACAGCCTGAGACGACACCTGAAAGTCACCTGCAACAAACAGCCGACGCACCTGAAAACG TAGAGACGGCCGAGGGTTTGGAGGAGAAGATCGCTGCCTTTGAGAAGATTCTCCTGAGAGACTTGAAGCTgatgagacacagacaggtgatCCACCCGGTGCTGCAGGAAG TTGGTCTGAAGATGAACCTGTTGGATCCGACTCTGGTCATTGACCTGAAGTACCTGGGAGTCCGTCTGCCCATCCCCCCTGGAGTCTCTCTGGAGCCGCtgacccccccaccaccacaag gTGTTTCTACAGCGTTTGTGTCCAGAACAGGAAAAACAACAGATGTGACTCAGATCAAAGGTTGGAGAGAGAAATTCACGCCATCTGAGGCTCCGCCCACTCCGACGCCAACGCCGACGCCAACACCAACCAAACCTGAAG CTGGTCCGAGTGCCGACGTGCCGAAGAGGAACCTGTCTGCGTTCTGCAGCGACATGTTGGACGAGTATCTGGAGAACGAGGGGAAGCTGATCGACGAGCGCGCCGCCAGCTTCTCCCAGGCTACGGTGGAGCCGCTGGTCTACCAGCTGCCCACGCACTCCGCCAGCTACGTCCGAACGCTGGACAGTGTCCTGAAGAAGCAGGGCGCCGGCTCGCCCACATCAGACCTCATCTCTGGCTTCATACCCCCCTCCAAGAGACCCAAACTGCCCCTCAGGGAGAGGAAGGCAGCCAG GAAGGAGAAGGTGAGGCAGAAAGGTCCGAAACACAACAGAACCCGAGCAGAACCTGCTCCGGTTCCGACGCCGGCTGAACCTCGCCCTGAGGTCCCTGAGGTCCCGGTGGTCCCGGCGGTCCCGgtggcggctgctgctgctgggtcagAGCCAACAGAACCCTCCACTGAGATTCATAAGCCAAAGAAACACTTGAAGGTCCGGTTCCACCGCACAGAAACGCCAACGCTGCCTCCAGAACCcaagacgaagaagaagaagaagctgaagcCCAGAACCTCGTCCCAGACGCTGAGCCCCCTGAGGTCCGGGTCGGCCCCGCTGGAGTCGGACCCGGACCCGGACCCGGAGACCGATGTGGGCCAGGAGGGCCCCGGGGGGCCCGGTGGCGGCGGCCCGGTGATGACCCGATCTCTGCTGAGACTGAAGGACCTGGAGGACGGAGCGCTGTGGGAGGGACGGCATCGAACCTGCGTCACCGAGGAGAGGGCTGCTGTCGCTCTGACATCACTGTTCACACTCAAG gGTTTCGTCACAGAGAACCCGACAGCGCCGATAGAGTTGGTGTGTAGGCGAGCCCCAGCGTGCCTGAGCCTGAGCTGCCGGCTGGGCTGTGTGTGTTCCTCTCTGAGCCAGGGGGACGGCCGGGGGTCCCGGGACGGCCGGGGGTCCCGGGACGGCCGGGGGTCCCGGGACGGCCGGGGGTCCCGGGGGGGCCACTGCGGGCGCCCCCCCTGCATGTTCGGCTGCAGCTGCCTCAAACAGAAGGTGGTGCTGCTGAAGAACCTGGACGGGTCGGACTCCAGCCCCGGGCACACCGGGCCCggcaggaagaggaagaggaagaggaggatgaagatggCCTAcg tccTGAAGGAGGCGGACAGCGTTTCCCAGCCTGCCGAGCAGGTCCGGACCCTGTGGAAGAGGGGAGACCCCGACCCCGACCCGATCCACGCTCCCAGACCTGCAGCCTCGCCCCACCGCGCC gagaggagagaggagagcagcagctGTGCCAGAGTCCGAGCTTtcaaagagaggaagaagaagaagaggaaacagATTTTCCAGGAAACCCCAACG GAGACGCCTGAACATGTGAAGCATCCAGAAGTCGTCCGGCTGAGATCTCTGAAGCAGAGAGACCTGACGCTGAAGGACTCAAAGACCACACCCTCCATTCCTCTATCag caGGCGGTCCGGTTCCTCCGGTTCCTCCGGTTCCCCCGGCCGACCCGGCCCCGAAGCCGTCCAAGCGCCTGGTGATCGTGGCGGACTGTAAGTGGGTGGGCGATGGCGATCGTAACCACGTGTTGAAGCAGCTGTGCGAGGCGATGGCTCGCGACCGACTGGACCGGGCCTTCTGGATCGGAGACTACCTGATCAGCCCGCTGGCCCAGACCGTGGAGCAGAGCGGCGCCGAGCGCTGCATCCACTACCGGATGCACATCTCCAGACCCAAACTGGAGCGGGAGAAACCTGCCCGGCCGGTGAGGGCGCCGCCGGCGAGGAAACAGAGGCAGACGCAACAACAGAAG CCGGAGGACATGGAGGCGGAGCCTCTGGAGGACTGGCAGCGGGAggtggaagaggaagaggaaggggcgGAGCCTCTGGAAGACTGGCAGCGAGAAGTGGAGGAAGACGActtggaggaggaagaggaggcggAGCCAACAGAGCCCCAGGTGCATGAtgggagagagagcagcaggacGGAGTTGGCGAGGATGGGTCTGCCGTTCCTCACCGGAGTCTCGCCCACCGGCTTCCTCTCAGCCAATAGGAAGCAGCCTGGAGGAACAGACCACCTGGTCCAG gtgaacGGGAAGCTGTATCCGCTGGCAAAGATCCAGTTGGGGAGGATGGGTGCGCTCCATCCGGCCAATCGGCTGGCAGCGTACCTGACGGGCCGGGTGGGCTCCAACAGGAAGCAGCCGACCCCCCCACCCAAACCTCCACCGTCCGTCACCGTGCTCACCCTCCCAACCTCCCCCAcgg tgCTCCCGCCGGCAGCTGTGAAGGTCGACCAATCGGCTGCGAGCTCTGAGCGGTCTGCAGGCGACGGCCCTGAGGGGGCGGGGCCCCGCATGGTCACAGTGAGGCTGTACCCGTCTCTGATGGGGGGGCGGAGTCAGATCAGGGTGGTACCCACCAGTCCTGCTGGCTCCGCCCACCTTACAG actcTCCTCCGGTGACCCCGCCCCCTAAGAGCTCTCAGCTGTTGATGCTTCAGGTCCCGGGGGCCCCCCCCAGGCCTGCGCCCCCCCCAGCCCAGACCATGGTGCTGCAGCCCGTGCAGACCTCCTCCGGAGCCCAGTTCTACCGCAGACCGGACGGGAAGCTGGTCCAGCTGATCCCCATCAACCAGCTGAGACCTGTCAACCCCGAGCCGTCCAATCACAGAG TCGTCCCCGCTCCCCTTCAGACTCCGGTGGACCAAACACCTCCGACCCCGGTAACCAAGGTAACCACGGTAACGCCCGCCTCCCTGTCGGGCTTGTCCGCCTTCTCCGTGTCCCCCCTGGTCGCCCCGCTGCACCCCCCGTCTGGCTTCCTGTCTCAGAAGGCCACGTGCACCTTTAAAATCCTTCCCTCGGACTCCAGCcgggaaccaatcacagtcacctGTCCCAGA